The following are from one region of the Mustela lutreola isolate mMusLut2 chromosome 9, mMusLut2.pri, whole genome shotgun sequence genome:
- the C9H2orf92 gene encoding uncharacterized protein C2orf92 homolog isoform X2, which produces MAKKRGAETLFFVLFLDYWQGILWLAPFLPVSDGKTKSLRTSLPEIIRHSEGGLETKFGALPPRAGSNTEISSSSKNTDEGLAKIFDEILQQVFYKAPYGTPFDEARTAGKSITKRDMNSEIFIKGPNVAGYSTAPRFLFGSVDRISTNDHNSEKRDKESSLSNRNMNEPFTAINKETLEAAAKTDIPDKTIPCEQLLQFLQRNIIIGAGSVAGVLVVTALLLLALTMCCRRKQQSHPPANMTYNIFILRGKSWWQKFQEKNPQKHSEKQKQLLKGKSSV; this is translated from the exons ATGGCAAAGAAGAGAGGAGCAGAGACACtcttctttgttctcttcctGGACTATTGGCAAG gtatcttatggttggCGCCTTTCCTACCAGTCTCAGATGGGAAAACCAAGTCCCTCAGAACTTCACTGCCCGAGATCATAAGACACTCAGAGGGTGGACTAGAAACCAAGTTCGGTGCTCTTCCTCCTAGAGCAG GTTCAAATACTGAAATTTCATCAAGTTCAAAAAATACGGATGAAGGTTTGGCTAAAATATTTG ATGAAATTCTACAGCAAGTGTTCTACAAGGCTCCGTATGGGACACCATTTGATGAAGCCAGAACAGCAGGCAAATCAATTACGAAGAGAGACATGAATTCAGAAA tTTTCATCAAAGGACCCAATGTTGCTGGGTATTCTACTGCACCAAGGTTTCTCTTTGGCAGCGTGGACAGAATTTCTACTAATG ATCACAATTCAGAGAAGAGGGATAAAGAATCCTCTCTCTCCAACAGGAATATGAATGAACCATTTACTGCTATAAATAAAGAAACACTTGAAGCAGCAGCTAAGACAG ATATTCCAGATAAGACCATACCATGTGAGCAGCTTCTGCAGTTCCTCCAGAGGAACATCATCATTGGTGCTGGCTCAGTGGCGGGAGTCCTCGTGGTCACAGCATTGTTGCTGCTGGCGTTGACCATGTGCTGCAGGAGGAAACAGCAATC ACATCCTCCAGCGAACAtgacatataatatttttattctgcgTGGGAAGTCTTGGTGGCAGAAGTTTCAAGAAAAGAACCCCCAAAAGCACAGTGAGAAACAGAAACAGTTGTTGAAGGGCAAGTCCTCTGTCTAA
- the C9H2orf92 gene encoding uncharacterized protein C2orf92 homolog isoform X1: MRQKKSNDHLKTSWFRSILELEAIMAEGFQEIHGLWQRREEQRHSSLFSSWTIGKPLLTGILWLAPFLPVSDGKTKSLRTSLPEIIRHSEGGLETKFGALPPRAGSNTEISSSSKNTDEGLAKIFDEILQQVFYKAPYGTPFDEARTAGKSITKRDMNSEIFIKGPNVAGYSTAPRFLFGSVDRISTNDHNSEKRDKESSLSNRNMNEPFTAINKETLEAAAKTDIPDKTIPCEQLLQFLQRNIIIGAGSVAGVLVVTALLLLALTMCCRRKQQSHPPANMTYNIFILRGKSWWQKFQEKNPQKHSEKQKQLLKGKSSV; this comes from the exons atgaggcagaaaaagtcTAATGATCACTTAAAG ACCTCCTGGTTCCGCAGTATCCTGGAGCTCGAGGCAATTATGGCTGAAGGATTTCAGGAGATACACGGACTATGGCAAAGAAGAGAGGAGCAGAGACACtcttctttgttctcttcctGGACTATTGGCAAG CCCCTCCtcacaggtatcttatggttggCGCCTTTCCTACCAGTCTCAGATGGGAAAACCAAGTCCCTCAGAACTTCACTGCCCGAGATCATAAGACACTCAGAGGGTGGACTAGAAACCAAGTTCGGTGCTCTTCCTCCTAGAGCAG GTTCAAATACTGAAATTTCATCAAGTTCAAAAAATACGGATGAAGGTTTGGCTAAAATATTTG ATGAAATTCTACAGCAAGTGTTCTACAAGGCTCCGTATGGGACACCATTTGATGAAGCCAGAACAGCAGGCAAATCAATTACGAAGAGAGACATGAATTCAGAAA tTTTCATCAAAGGACCCAATGTTGCTGGGTATTCTACTGCACCAAGGTTTCTCTTTGGCAGCGTGGACAGAATTTCTACTAATG ATCACAATTCAGAGAAGAGGGATAAAGAATCCTCTCTCTCCAACAGGAATATGAATGAACCATTTACTGCTATAAATAAAGAAACACTTGAAGCAGCAGCTAAGACAG ATATTCCAGATAAGACCATACCATGTGAGCAGCTTCTGCAGTTCCTCCAGAGGAACATCATCATTGGTGCTGGCTCAGTGGCGGGAGTCCTCGTGGTCACAGCATTGTTGCTGCTGGCGTTGACCATGTGCTGCAGGAGGAAACAGCAATC ACATCCTCCAGCGAACAtgacatataatatttttattctgcgTGGGAAGTCTTGGTGGCAGAAGTTTCAAGAAAAGAACCCCCAAAAGCACAGTGAGAAACAGAAACAGTTGTTGAAGGGCAAGTCCTCTGTCTAA